The following proteins are encoded in a genomic region of bacterium:
- a CDS encoding Gfo/Idh/MocA family oxidoreductase produces MTPLNFALVGAAGYIAPRHLQAIKDTGNRLIAACDPSDSVGILDRYFDDVDFFTEFERFDRHAEKLRRLGEDKRIHYVSICSPNYLHDAHIRFSLRIGAHAICEKPLVLNPWNLEALQELEREPGKRVYTVLQLRVHPAIVALRQRIQQEKARKHEVNLVYITSRGNWYHFSWKGDVKKSGGIATNIGIHFFDMLIWIFGPVQSFSVHHADAKKNAGFVELERARVNWSLSVDRNDLPPQVRAKNKCTFRSITVDGHEIEFSDGFTDLHTVLYREILAGRGFGINDAFPSVRLAQEIREKS; encoded by the coding sequence GTGACACCATTGAATTTTGCCCTTGTGGGCGCCGCAGGCTATATCGCGCCGCGCCACCTCCAGGCCATCAAAGACACCGGCAACCGACTCATCGCCGCCTGCGATCCCAGCGACTCGGTGGGCATCCTCGACCGCTATTTCGACGATGTGGATTTCTTTACCGAGTTCGAACGCTTTGACCGCCACGCGGAAAAACTGCGCCGCCTGGGCGAGGATAAACGCATTCATTATGTCTCCATCTGTTCGCCCAATTATCTGCACGACGCCCACATCCGTTTTAGTCTGCGCATCGGCGCTCACGCCATTTGCGAAAAACCCCTGGTGCTCAATCCCTGGAACCTGGAAGCGCTGCAGGAGCTGGAGCGCGAGCCCGGCAAACGAGTCTACACCGTGCTGCAGCTGCGCGTGCATCCGGCCATCGTCGCCCTGCGTCAGCGCATACAGCAGGAAAAAGCGCGAAAGCACGAGGTGAACCTCGTCTATATCACCTCCCGCGGCAATTGGTATCATTTCTCCTGGAAAGGCGACGTCAAAAAATCCGGCGGCATCGCCACCAACATCGGCATTCATTTCTTCGATATGCTCATCTGGATTTTTGGACCGGTGCAAAGTTTCAGCGTGCATCACGCGGATGCGAAAAAGAACGCCGGTTTTGTCGAGCTGGAGCGCGCGCGGGTGAACTGGAGCCTGTCCGTGGATCGCAACGATCTGCCGCCGCAGGTGCGGGCCAAGAATAAATGCACGTTCCGCTCCATCACCGTCGACGGCCACGAGATCGAGTTCTCCGACGGCTTTACCGATCTGCACACCGTGCTCTATCGCGAGATCCTCGCCGGCCGCGGATTCGGCATCAACGACGCCTTTCCCTCTGTCCGCCTGGCCCAGGAAATAAGAGAAAAAAGTTGA